The Nitrospira sp. KM1 genome includes a window with the following:
- a CDS encoding 3-hydroxyacyl-CoA dehydrogenase NAD-binding domain-containing protein: protein MQVERDPFLDSLAGLRHFQTTVLPDGILLAGFDYRGRSVNVLDTESLTEWQQVVRVAERSPVVAGVVLVSLKEGNFCAGADLEQMHQAQERHAFQEIEQLVLTAHQAFDGMARSKKPFVAAIEGACLGGGLELALACHTRIVSMHPKTCLALPEVRLGILPGFGGTQRLPRVIGLPAALNMITTGKMIFPRQALRMGLADSMVSSISSRIRTLDAIQQEILLQVAIATARRRPAAPVRTLTRRLLDASVIRSVMCRYARYRVIKRVRHFYPAPLLAIDAAERGMKMSILDGSLTEEKPRLLELMAGPVSRYLVGLFLSGETIKRRAVTGSEAVDRVAVLGAGLMGSQIAGLLSDKGYAVALRDIAPEIVAAAMARIQKARTMEVRKKIILPSELRYRMMRIAPTTNMLDVGSVPFALEAVSEKLDVKRTVLADFESHAGSEAVFATNTSSYTLADITAKAIRPERCVGLHFFNPVAKMQLVEIVRAPCTSERALAHACTIAKRLGKFPLIVRDGPGFLVNRILSRYLAEAVILVAEGVPIRRVDQVARNFGMAVDSGHPMGPLELLDLIGLPVAMHVLTSLSVLGSRIESRDALLRQLVPDGRPPLTFWKKGRENAQACEVIDRYRRGSSPDIRSVSDEIIHRRLFLPMVDEAVRCLRDKIVGHPWEVDFALIHGIGFPAFRGGLLIWARQAMTPDEVNRGLESLARLYGKRFEPFSGLADGRW, encoded by the coding sequence ATGCAGGTTGAGCGGGACCCCTTTCTCGACAGCCTGGCCGGTCTTAGGCATTTCCAAACAACCGTGCTTCCTGACGGCATCCTCCTAGCGGGCTTCGATTATCGCGGCAGGTCCGTCAACGTACTCGATACAGAGAGTCTCACCGAATGGCAACAGGTGGTTCGCGTGGCCGAACGGTCTCCTGTGGTCGCCGGCGTCGTGTTGGTGAGTCTCAAAGAAGGAAACTTCTGCGCGGGAGCCGACCTCGAACAAATGCACCAGGCGCAGGAACGGCATGCGTTTCAGGAAATCGAACAATTGGTCCTGACGGCTCACCAGGCGTTTGACGGGATGGCGCGGTCAAAAAAACCGTTTGTCGCCGCCATAGAAGGGGCCTGTCTGGGCGGCGGATTGGAACTCGCTCTCGCCTGTCATACCCGGATCGTCAGCATGCATCCGAAGACCTGTCTCGCGCTTCCCGAGGTCAGACTCGGTATCCTGCCTGGATTCGGCGGGACACAACGGCTCCCTCGCGTCATCGGACTGCCTGCGGCGTTGAACATGATCACGACGGGCAAGATGATTTTTCCCCGCCAGGCATTGCGAATGGGGCTTGCCGACTCCATGGTCTCGTCGATTTCGTCTCGGATCCGGACGCTCGACGCGATTCAGCAGGAAATACTCCTTCAAGTTGCCATCGCAACCGCCCGGCGGCGCCCCGCGGCTCCTGTCAGGACATTGACCCGGAGGCTTCTTGACGCTTCGGTGATTCGCTCTGTGATGTGTCGATATGCCAGATATCGTGTCATCAAGCGCGTTCGGCACTTTTATCCGGCCCCGCTCCTCGCCATCGATGCCGCCGAACGCGGGATGAAGATGAGCATCTTGGACGGATCACTCACGGAGGAGAAGCCACGCCTCTTGGAACTGATGGCAGGTCCGGTCTCCCGATACCTTGTCGGCTTGTTCCTGTCTGGCGAAACAATCAAGCGCAGGGCCGTGACCGGTTCCGAGGCCGTAGATCGAGTCGCCGTGCTCGGAGCGGGTCTCATGGGTTCGCAGATTGCCGGGCTGCTTTCCGATAAAGGATATGCCGTCGCATTACGCGACATTGCTCCGGAGATTGTCGCCGCCGCCATGGCACGAATTCAGAAAGCACGAACGATGGAAGTGCGAAAGAAGATCATCCTTCCTTCGGAACTGCGGTACCGGATGATGCGGATTGCGCCTACCACGAACATGCTGGACGTTGGTTCCGTTCCCTTCGCCCTCGAGGCCGTCTCTGAAAAGCTCGATGTCAAGCGCACGGTGCTGGCAGATTTCGAATCCCATGCCGGCTCCGAGGCCGTGTTTGCCACGAATACGTCATCGTATACGCTGGCCGACATTACAGCCAAGGCGATTCGACCCGAACGGTGCGTCGGTCTTCACTTCTTCAACCCTGTCGCGAAGATGCAGTTGGTGGAAATCGTGAGGGCGCCGTGTACCTCCGAACGAGCGCTGGCGCACGCCTGTACCATCGCGAAACGTCTCGGTAAGTTCCCGCTGATCGTGCGGGACGGTCCCGGGTTTCTCGTCAATAGGATTCTCTCGCGCTACCTCGCTGAAGCCGTGATTCTGGTGGCGGAAGGAGTGCCGATTCGACGCGTTGATCAGGTGGCCAGAAATTTCGGCATGGCCGTGGATAGCGGTCATCCGATGGGTCCGTTGGAACTTCTCGATTTGATCGGTCTGCCGGTGGCCATGCATGTGTTGACGTCACTCTCCGTCCTGGGTTCTCGCATTGAATCTCGTGATGCCTTGCTAAGGCAGTTGGTTCCGGACGGAAGGCCTCCTCTGACATTCTGGAAGAAGGGAAGGGAGAACGCGCAGGCCTGCGAGGTCATTGACCGGTATCGTCGTGGGTCTTCTCCGGACATCCGCTCCGTGTCTGACGAGATCATTCACCGCCGCTTGTTTCTTCCGATGGTCGATGAGGCTGTCCGTTGCCTGCGCGACAAAATCGTCGGGCATCCGTGGGAAGTGGATTTTGCATTGATTCACGGCATCGGGTTCCCCGCATTTCGAGGCGGGCTTCTCATCTGGGCTCGCCAGGCCATGACGCCCGACGAAGTCAATAGAGGATTGGAATCGCTCGCGCGTCTGTATGGAAAGCGCTTTGAGCCGTTTTCAGGTCTTGCGGATGGAAGGTGGTAA
- a CDS encoding thiolase family protein translates to MRNVVVVDGFRTPLCKEGTDFRDTDAEVLGAWVVREFITRCHRWNLPLTTIDCVLGSNVATPMHAVNPTRVAAVTGGLPVTIPADTVAGKNCGSGVTALYYASLRIRSGDADAVLAVGMESMSRIPIVYDKTVADLLLRYGKARSLGERVAGAVGLLPKILNLKRYPPRIGLMMGLTDPMCDLIMGATAENMSKDPAFHISREEQDAFAVRSHTRAARAWKQGLFEDEVVPMYVPERSARVARDNGIREDASLETFREVKPVFDRHYGSVTPANSSQITDAAAALLLMEEGKATAFGLPILGYIRDYADFGYEPSCMGMAPVGAIAALLAKTGLSLKDFAVCEINEAFASVVLGITRTLDSSSLMEQKFGRYGWTERLGEIPPDDLNPHGGAIALGHPVGVSGLRLAMTALYELRRRNAERALISACVGGGQGVAMMLERK, encoded by the coding sequence ATGCGCAATGTCGTAGTCGTCGACGGATTTCGAACCCCGCTGTGCAAGGAAGGAACAGACTTCCGGGACACGGACGCGGAAGTCCTGGGCGCCTGGGTCGTTCGCGAATTCATCACCCGCTGTCATCGCTGGAATCTTCCCCTCACCACCATCGATTGTGTGCTCGGCAGCAATGTCGCGACGCCGATGCACGCGGTGAACCCGACTCGTGTGGCGGCCGTGACCGGCGGGCTTCCCGTTACGATTCCAGCCGATACCGTAGCGGGAAAGAACTGCGGTTCCGGCGTGACCGCGTTGTACTACGCGAGTCTCCGCATCAGAAGCGGCGACGCCGATGCCGTGCTCGCGGTCGGCATGGAGTCCATGAGCCGGATTCCCATCGTCTATGACAAGACCGTCGCCGATTTGCTGCTGCGCTATGGCAAGGCGCGCAGCCTCGGTGAGCGCGTTGCCGGCGCCGTTGGTCTTCTTCCGAAAATTCTCAATTTGAAGCGCTATCCGCCGCGAATCGGCTTGATGATGGGCCTCACCGATCCCATGTGCGACCTCATCATGGGGGCGACTGCCGAGAATATGTCCAAGGATCCGGCGTTCCACATCTCTCGCGAAGAACAGGATGCATTTGCCGTTCGTTCGCATACCCGGGCTGCGCGGGCTTGGAAGCAGGGTCTGTTCGAAGATGAAGTCGTCCCCATGTATGTCCCGGAGAGGAGTGCCCGCGTGGCTCGGGACAACGGAATCCGTGAAGACGCCTCGCTTGAGACCTTTCGCGAGGTGAAACCGGTATTCGACCGACACTATGGATCAGTCACGCCGGCCAATTCGTCTCAGATCACGGATGCGGCTGCAGCCTTGTTGCTGATGGAGGAAGGAAAGGCAACTGCGTTCGGCCTGCCAATTCTCGGTTACATAAGAGACTACGCGGATTTTGGGTATGAGCCATCTTGCATGGGCATGGCTCCTGTCGGGGCGATTGCGGCTCTGTTAGCCAAAACCGGGCTGAGCCTCAAGGACTTCGCCGTGTGTGAGATCAATGAGGCCTTCGCCTCGGTGGTGCTGGGCATCACCCGAACGCTCGATTCCTCCTCTCTGATGGAACAAAAGTTCGGCCGGTATGGATGGACCGAACGCTTGGGCGAGATCCCTCCCGACGATCTCAATCCTCACGGCGGCGCGATCGCCCTCGGGCATCCGGTCGGAGTCTCGGGACTTCGACTGGCCATGACGGCACTCTACGAACTCAGAAGGCGCAATGCGGAACGGGCGCTCATCAGCGCCTGCGTCGGAGGCGGGCAGGGTGTGGCCATGATGTTGGAGAGGAAATAG
- a CDS encoding thaumatin family protein: MFDTLLSRAVTAVCPRMVLTSVCVLVVVVELTGCSSTNDRIAGSDGSVAPAREDAIGHGAAGDRRGKSFVSARRQGSPADSCWANLPVPTPTLPAHRVVQLVNCSNQTLLGAANAAKQPGPIPLTAVFPREKTWVMAPFTPGSTANVLTIDIPPQWENTKCAPGVQSCDAVGPRFWARTGCRYDIASDRAQCETGGCGGKYDCSAAKQGASVGTTIAEWTFYEPVVAPLPPDKPILHYNKDSPDISAVDGVNLTIDIQPLNSSPHDPFDALGGHDIQWLAEQYPLSKAGEDLRAPGQCLDTFRLKRSDLTSGTRAFVIVDNNGQPVGGDSTVACFSNCAKYAYPAPPPENCDDSDHNSQCYLWKAFCLGDPSQYGPARGKCTQNSDCPVGGACWDLKDPKSPLDHTCQGRAFIKNAICDPNVCTYPYGYVDPVKNVQFYSTQPPFGRCTDVTSDPKKCIGDDTLHNVLPKAYTWPNDPQVYGGDATAYRVIFAPGGTTVPVTPAGPIPMCSALPTIYGYASQYGGPNSDSKPCDTPVNQGGAMFGVAFPNATSQKPWACDVGGGSGDNGVICRWKSDDKKSQK; the protein is encoded by the coding sequence ATGTTCGATACGCTTTTGTCGCGCGCGGTTACGGCGGTGTGTCCACGCATGGTTCTGACCTCTGTCTGTGTCCTTGTGGTCGTTGTGGAACTGACAGGATGCAGCAGTACGAACGACCGGATCGCCGGTTCTGACGGTTCGGTTGCCCCGGCGAGGGAGGACGCCATAGGTCATGGAGCTGCGGGAGATCGTCGTGGCAAGAGCTTCGTCAGCGCGAGACGGCAAGGCAGCCCAGCTGATTCTTGTTGGGCCAACCTTCCCGTTCCCACACCCACTCTACCGGCCCATCGCGTCGTCCAACTTGTGAACTGTTCCAATCAAACGTTGCTCGGTGCGGCCAATGCGGCAAAACAGCCTGGACCCATACCGCTCACGGCTGTTTTCCCGAGGGAGAAAACCTGGGTCATGGCACCGTTTACCCCCGGCAGCACGGCGAACGTCCTGACTATCGACATTCCACCGCAATGGGAGAACACCAAGTGCGCCCCGGGGGTGCAGAGTTGTGATGCCGTAGGTCCACGATTCTGGGCGCGGACCGGCTGCCGGTATGATATTGCGTCGGACCGTGCTCAATGCGAGACGGGTGGCTGCGGGGGAAAATATGACTGTAGTGCGGCCAAGCAGGGCGCTTCAGTTGGAACGACCATTGCGGAGTGGACGTTCTATGAGCCGGTGGTGGCTCCGCTTCCGCCGGACAAGCCCATCCTTCACTACAACAAAGATTCTCCAGACATCAGCGCCGTCGACGGTGTCAACCTGACCATCGATATTCAGCCGCTCAACAGCAGTCCCCATGATCCGTTCGATGCATTAGGTGGACATGACATCCAATGGCTGGCGGAGCAATATCCTTTGAGCAAGGCCGGTGAGGATTTGCGGGCTCCTGGTCAGTGTCTGGATACGTTTCGGCTGAAGCGCTCTGATCTCACGTCGGGCACACGTGCGTTCGTCATTGTCGATAACAATGGTCAACCGGTCGGAGGGGACAGCACGGTCGCGTGCTTTTCGAACTGTGCAAAGTATGCGTATCCGGCCCCTCCACCTGAGAACTGCGACGATTCAGACCACAACTCGCAGTGTTATCTCTGGAAAGCGTTTTGTTTGGGCGATCCGAGTCAGTATGGACCGGCCAGGGGAAAGTGCACGCAGAACAGCGATTGTCCGGTGGGCGGCGCCTGTTGGGATCTCAAGGATCCGAAGTCCCCCCTTGATCACACTTGTCAGGGCCGGGCATTTATCAAAAATGCCATCTGTGATCCGAACGTGTGCACCTATCCATACGGCTACGTCGATCCGGTGAAGAACGTTCAATTCTATTCCACACAGCCTCCCTTCGGTCGCTGCACAGACGTCACGTCGGATCCGAAGAAATGCATCGGCGACGATACATTGCATAACGTCCTTCCAAAAGCGTACACCTGGCCCAATGATCCGCAGGTGTACGGCGGCGACGCCACGGCCTATCGCGTGATCTTTGCCCCGGGCGGCACGACCGTGCCGGTTACTCCAGCCGGTCCAATTCCCATGTGCAGCGCACTGCCGACGATTTATGGCTATGCAAGCCAATATGGAGGGCCAAACAGCGATAGCAAGCCCTGCGATACCCCGGTCAACCAGGGTGGCGCCATGTTCGGGGTGGCGTTTCCCAACGCCACATCTCAAAAGCCGTGGGCCTGCGATGTGGGCGGAGGATCGGGGGATAACGGCGTGATCTGTCGTTGGAAGTCGGATGACAAGAAATCACAGAAATAG
- a CDS encoding acyl-CoA dehydrogenase family protein encodes MTPPEVFQGSVAVAETARDKVPYTGFLAGLFVSDVRWHLFSSIRLPFISVQAQEFLERFKSTLLPLDPERIDSEGELPEAVMKDLAQLGAFGIKIPRCYGGKEFTQSEYQHVATLCGSVDSSLTVLLSAAQSIGVPEPLRLFGTEAQKTAYLPRLARGELSGFALTERHVGCDISKVETYAVRVREQGQTTGYRLSGEKFFITNSAKRDGEFLSSMLVVIARIVDRPEEVQDQAAPKRYGAFIVETHWPGCSVTRLRFEGVRAIYNGAPTFDRVFVPVDNRLGGEEDGLRIALATLTVGRLTLPAACLGGLKQCLSVMRWWGRKRVQWNKPIGEHNLIGEKLCRTAAYSLALEAVMAFCGAWANRKGDLRLESAAAKILGSEWYWEAVNDLFQVRGGRGFMTTESQHKSGEPAIAVMRMLRDARINLVWEGTSEILRIWMAREALSPYIDRGLAFLRGTWSDKLTMPLYYARMAMSSIWPFGGSPASSASVGQDYARWVRFIESSSRDLTRSTLMSTIRHRQRLHNKQLLLQHLVNDSLWIFPMAATIWYASQPDKRDKPGMQALVEYFCESVADRLHPSSSLAGRVQQRERDTQVYSLSKAIMDGQYAWLEEGILPCVKDEPALHETPRSSTTNASP; translated from the coding sequence ATGACACCACCGGAGGTATTTCAGGGTTCCGTCGCAGTCGCGGAAACCGCCCGCGACAAAGTCCCCTACACCGGATTTCTTGCCGGTCTCTTCGTGTCCGACGTCCGCTGGCACCTGTTCAGTTCGATCCGCCTCCCATTCATCAGCGTGCAAGCTCAGGAATTTCTCGAGCGATTCAAGAGCACACTCCTTCCTCTTGATCCGGAACGGATCGATTCCGAGGGAGAGTTGCCCGAAGCGGTCATGAAAGATTTGGCCCAGTTGGGCGCATTCGGCATTAAAATTCCACGATGCTACGGCGGCAAGGAATTTACCCAATCCGAATACCAACACGTCGCGACATTGTGCGGGAGTGTCGATTCCTCCCTCACTGTCCTGCTATCGGCCGCACAATCAATCGGGGTGCCTGAGCCCCTGCGCCTGTTCGGGACGGAGGCTCAGAAGACGGCCTATCTGCCCCGGCTGGCCCGGGGTGAACTCTCCGGGTTCGCGCTGACGGAACGGCATGTCGGCTGTGACATTTCCAAGGTTGAGACCTACGCCGTGCGCGTCAGGGAACAGGGCCAAACCACCGGCTATCGTCTGAGCGGGGAGAAATTCTTCATCACCAATTCGGCCAAACGTGATGGCGAATTCCTCTCGTCCATGCTCGTGGTGATCGCGCGCATCGTGGACCGCCCCGAGGAAGTGCAGGACCAAGCTGCCCCCAAACGATACGGCGCCTTCATCGTGGAGACTCACTGGCCAGGATGTTCCGTCACCCGGCTTCGCTTCGAAGGAGTACGAGCGATCTACAACGGCGCCCCGACGTTCGATCGCGTATTCGTTCCCGTCGACAATCGGCTCGGAGGAGAAGAGGACGGTCTCAGGATCGCGCTCGCCACCCTCACGGTGGGTCGGCTCACCTTGCCAGCAGCCTGTTTGGGAGGGCTGAAGCAGTGCCTCTCTGTCATGCGATGGTGGGGGCGGAAGCGGGTCCAATGGAACAAGCCCATCGGTGAGCACAATTTGATCGGAGAGAAACTGTGCCGGACGGCGGCATACTCGCTTGCCCTTGAAGCGGTGATGGCCTTCTGTGGAGCATGGGCCAACCGGAAGGGCGACCTCAGATTGGAATCCGCGGCGGCCAAGATCCTGGGTAGCGAGTGGTACTGGGAGGCGGTGAACGACCTGTTCCAAGTCCGCGGCGGACGCGGGTTCATGACAACCGAGTCGCAGCACAAGAGCGGTGAGCCGGCCATTGCGGTGATGCGCATGCTGCGGGACGCGCGCATTAATCTCGTATGGGAAGGCACGAGCGAGATTCTCCGCATCTGGATGGCACGCGAAGCGCTGTCTCCCTACATCGATCGGGGACTGGCCTTTCTCAGGGGCACATGGTCGGACAAACTCACCATGCCGCTGTATTACGCACGCATGGCGATGAGCTCGATCTGGCCCTTTGGAGGATCTCCTGCCTCTTCCGCCTCGGTCGGACAAGATTATGCACGCTGGGTCCGCTTCATCGAATCCTCGTCTCGGGATCTGACGAGATCAACGCTCATGTCGACAATCCGCCACCGACAACGTCTGCACAACAAACAATTGCTATTGCAGCATCTGGTCAATGACAGTTTGTGGATTTTTCCGATGGCGGCAACGATTTGGTATGCGTCTCAGCCTGACAAGCGGGACAAGCCTGGCATGCAGGCCCTCGTCGAGTATTTCTGTGAATCCGTGGCGGATCGGTTGCATCCCTCTTCATCACTGGCAGGCAGAGTACAGCAACGGGAAAGAGATACACAGGTCTACAGTCTGTCCAAGGCGATCATGGACGGTCAATACGCATGGCTCGAAGAAGGGATTCTGCCTTGCGTCAAAGATGAACCAGCTCTTCATGAGACGCCGCGCTCCAGCACTACGAATGCCTCTCCATAG
- a CDS encoding transporter substrate-binding domain-containing protein, translating to MKFLLLTAVCICSSLSLSSWAQDAPASKEVDLPQEAALKPWTGDLDGMIQRRVIRALVAPSRTSYWLNGARQTGAEYEMLKAFQEEINNRYQTHGKHIRTHVVFIPTSRDKLIAGLLEGRGDIAAGILTVTPERMEKVDFGAPFFRGVKEIVVTGPASPKLTSIDDLSGQEVFVRPSSSYWTHLEHLNERFAQEQRPPVRLKAAPEDLQDDDLLEMVNAGFVGIIVVDQYQALLWSKVFKKLTPHKKIVVHAGGDLAWMIRKDSPKLKEEIAAFAKAYGQKSDFGKALVKKYGGDGNPRVVKQATSAGEMKKFEATVKFFKAYGTQYDMDYLLMIAQGYQESLLDQNARSEVGAIGVMQLMPATGKEMDTGDITLIEPNIHAGIKYVRFLRDDFFAKEQMDARNRTLFSFAAYNAGPGRVQKLRKEAAQRGLDPNVWFNNVEIIAAKRIGEETVTYVSNIYKYYIAYKLVEDQRAENEKVRNELRHTVSGSP from the coding sequence GTGAAATTTCTTCTCCTGACTGCTGTCTGCATCTGTAGTTCTCTTTCCCTCTCCTCATGGGCGCAAGACGCGCCAGCCTCAAAAGAGGTGGACCTGCCACAGGAGGCAGCGCTCAAGCCCTGGACCGGCGATCTGGACGGGATGATTCAACGGCGCGTGATTCGTGCGCTCGTCGCTCCCTCTCGCACTTCCTATTGGCTCAACGGCGCGAGACAGACCGGCGCCGAATATGAAATGCTCAAAGCCTTTCAGGAAGAAATCAATAACCGCTACCAGACTCATGGAAAGCATATCCGCACCCACGTGGTGTTTATCCCGACCTCGCGCGACAAGCTGATTGCCGGCCTGTTGGAAGGGCGAGGCGATATTGCCGCAGGCATACTGACCGTGACCCCGGAGCGCATGGAGAAGGTCGATTTCGGCGCTCCGTTCTTTCGCGGCGTCAAGGAAATCGTCGTCACCGGGCCCGCGTCGCCCAAGCTCACCTCGATCGACGACCTTTCCGGGCAGGAAGTGTTCGTCCGTCCATCGTCCAGTTACTGGACTCATTTGGAGCACCTCAACGAAAGGTTCGCGCAAGAACAACGGCCGCCGGTGCGCCTCAAGGCAGCCCCGGAAGACCTCCAGGACGACGACCTCCTGGAGATGGTCAATGCTGGATTCGTGGGAATCATCGTGGTCGACCAGTACCAGGCGCTCTTGTGGTCTAAGGTGTTCAAGAAGCTCACCCCCCACAAGAAGATCGTCGTCCATGCCGGCGGCGACTTGGCCTGGATGATCCGAAAAGATAGCCCCAAGCTAAAGGAGGAGATCGCCGCGTTCGCGAAGGCCTACGGACAGAAATCAGACTTCGGGAAGGCCCTCGTCAAGAAGTACGGGGGCGATGGCAATCCCCGTGTGGTGAAACAGGCCACGTCCGCCGGTGAGATGAAGAAATTCGAGGCGACGGTCAAGTTCTTCAAAGCCTATGGAACCCAGTATGACATGGATTACCTGCTGATGATCGCACAGGGCTACCAGGAATCGTTGCTTGATCAAAACGCCAGGAGCGAGGTCGGCGCCATCGGAGTCATGCAGCTGATGCCGGCTACCGGCAAGGAGATGGATACCGGAGACATTACGCTGATCGAGCCGAATATTCACGCCGGGATCAAATACGTGCGGTTTCTGCGGGATGATTTTTTTGCAAAAGAACAGATGGATGCGCGAAACAGAACATTATTCTCGTTTGCCGCCTACAACGCGGGGCCGGGCCGGGTACAAAAACTCAGAAAAGAAGCGGCACAGCGCGGCCTCGATCCGAACGTCTGGTTCAACAACGTGGAAATCATCGCCGCCAAACGGATCGGCGAAGAAACAGTTACCTACGTCTCCAATATTTACAAGTACTACATTGCCTATAAGCTCGTCGAAGACCAGCGGGCGGAAAACGAAAAAGTCCGCAATGAACTTCGGCATACCGTCTCCGGTTCCCCCTAG
- a CDS encoding phosphoribosylpyrophosphate synthetase, with amino-acid sequence MELHAYQTVADAVRDLEKRGFTANFEMIDKKFQAAGSGRTFMSGDLKIVEHYRFEGASDPEELAVVYAIQAVDGTRGNLVDAYGAYANPDLSAFLKDVPISEP; translated from the coding sequence ATGGAGCTGCATGCTTATCAGACCGTTGCTGACGCGGTTCGCGATCTTGAGAAACGGGGGTTCACTGCCAACTTTGAGATGATCGACAAAAAGTTTCAAGCGGCAGGAAGCGGCAGGACCTTCATGTCCGGAGATTTGAAGATTGTGGAACATTATCGCTTCGAAGGAGCCAGCGATCCGGAGGAACTTGCGGTGGTCTATGCGATTCAGGCGGTGGACGGCACTCGCGGCAATCTGGTCGATGCGTACGGAGCCTATGCCAATCCCGATCTTTCAGCTTTTTTGAAGGATGTGCCGATCAGCGAGCCGTAA
- a CDS encoding acetyl-CoA C-acetyltransferase, whose protein sequence is MTELKPTVIVSAVRTPIGAFNGAFVSVPATKLGSIVIAEALRRIDLPPDRVDQVLMGCVLTAGLGQAPARQASIGAGIPHSTGATTINKVCGSGIEAVIMASRAISLGEANIIVAGGMENMTRAPYLLEKARQGYRLGHAELIDSMIKDGLWDVYNDFHMGDAGELCAAKYGLTRTELDDFALESYHRARHAIEAELFTPEIVPVNVPQRKGASLTVRDDEEPNRVDLNKMRELKPAFRSNGILTVGNSPSFNDGAAALVLMPEETAAQLGLKPMARIVGYAGAALAPEWLTIAPVEAIRLVMKKIGLSLADIDLFEINEAFSAVSLAINRDLGLEGTKVNVKGGAIALGHPIGATGARILTTLLHSMAEREARRGLASLCIGGGEALAIVVERI, encoded by the coding sequence ATGACCGAGTTAAAACCAACAGTGATTGTCAGCGCCGTACGAACGCCGATCGGCGCCTTCAACGGTGCGTTCGTTTCGGTCCCTGCCACCAAATTGGGCAGCATTGTGATTGCCGAAGCGCTGAGGCGCATCGACTTGCCACCTGATCGTGTGGATCAGGTGCTGATGGGTTGCGTGCTGACGGCGGGACTCGGCCAGGCCCCCGCCCGGCAAGCCTCAATCGGCGCTGGGATTCCCCACTCGACCGGAGCGACCACGATCAACAAAGTCTGTGGATCAGGCATCGAGGCGGTCATCATGGCGTCTCGTGCCATCTCGCTAGGGGAAGCGAATATCATCGTCGCAGGCGGTATGGAGAACATGACCCGTGCCCCTTATCTGCTGGAGAAAGCCAGGCAGGGCTATCGTCTTGGTCATGCGGAGTTGATCGACAGTATGATCAAAGACGGCCTATGGGATGTGTACAACGACTTCCATATGGGCGATGCCGGCGAGCTCTGCGCGGCGAAGTATGGCCTCACAAGAACAGAGCTCGACGATTTCGCCTTGGAAAGTTACCATCGTGCCCGGCATGCCATTGAAGCAGAACTATTCACGCCTGAGATCGTGCCGGTGAATGTGCCGCAGAGGAAAGGCGCTTCTCTGACGGTCCGTGACGATGAAGAACCGAATCGAGTCGACCTGAACAAGATGCGCGAGCTCAAGCCGGCATTTCGGAGTAACGGAATTCTCACAGTCGGCAACTCACCCTCGTTCAATGACGGCGCAGCCGCACTGGTCTTGATGCCGGAAGAGACCGCCGCTCAACTGGGGCTGAAACCGATGGCACGCATTGTCGGATATGCGGGAGCTGCGCTAGCGCCGGAATGGCTGACAATCGCGCCGGTGGAGGCCATCAGACTGGTTATGAAGAAAATCGGTCTTTCATTGGCCGACATTGATCTCTTCGAGATCAATGAAGCATTTTCAGCCGTATCGCTTGCGATCAATCGTGACTTGGGACTTGAAGGTACGAAGGTGAACGTCAAGGGTGGAGCGATCGCATTGGGCCATCCCATCGGGGCCACGGGAGCCCGCATACTCACGACCCTTCTCCATTCCATGGCCGAACGGGAAGCACGGCGTGGACTCGCCAGCCTCTGCATAGGAGGCGGTGAAGCACTGGCCATCGTCGTGGAGCGGATCTGA